A single window of Candidatus Sulfotelmatobacter sp. DNA harbors:
- a CDS encoding peptide MFS transporter, with protein sequence MATTAAEAIALPRSQATWLGHPRGLFVLFMTEMWERMSYYGMRSLLVLYMVEYLFIKPDVGQKVLGFTALKGALEAAFGPMANQALSSQIYGLYTGFVYFTPFFGGLLADRLLGRRKAVIVGGTLMAIGHFLMAVEGLFLPALLFLILGNGAFKPNISTQVGGLYPPGDSRRDSAFSIFYVGINVGAFLAPLICGTLGQKVGWHWGFAAAGVGMVLGLINYVLNQDKLPQEPPPTASKTAPIAGTVAFILGIPIGIMGLLWLLTLPKAISLVLAVVVLATIVTWIARLHGDERPRVIAICVSCFIVAAFWAVYEQQGNTLQLWADQNTRWPTILGFTIPSTWYQAFNPFMIWFITPLLTTLWAWQAQRKQEPSSLTKMAIGCVLLGLGFVVMI encoded by the coding sequence ATGGCAACCACCGCTGCCGAGGCGATCGCCCTTCCGCGCTCCCAGGCCACCTGGCTCGGACACCCGCGCGGGCTGTTCGTGCTGTTCATGACCGAGATGTGGGAGCGCATGAGCTATTACGGCATGCGCTCGCTGCTGGTGCTCTACATGGTGGAGTACCTGTTCATCAAGCCCGACGTGGGGCAGAAGGTGCTCGGCTTCACGGCGCTGAAGGGCGCGCTGGAGGCGGCGTTCGGCCCGATGGCGAATCAGGCGCTGTCCTCGCAGATCTACGGCCTCTACACCGGTTTCGTCTACTTCACGCCGTTCTTCGGAGGGTTGCTTGCCGACCGGTTGCTGGGGAGACGGAAGGCGGTGATCGTCGGCGGCACGCTGATGGCGATCGGGCATTTCCTGATGGCGGTGGAAGGCCTGTTCCTTCCGGCACTGCTGTTCCTGATCCTCGGCAACGGCGCCTTCAAGCCCAACATCTCGACCCAGGTCGGCGGGCTCTATCCGCCCGGTGACTCGCGCCGCGACAGCGCGTTCTCGATCTTCTACGTCGGCATCAACGTCGGCGCGTTTCTGGCGCCGCTGATCTGCGGCACGCTCGGGCAAAAGGTCGGCTGGCACTGGGGCTTCGCCGCCGCGGGCGTCGGGATGGTGCTCGGCCTCATCAATTACGTGCTCAACCAGGACAAGCTGCCGCAGGAGCCGCCTCCGACCGCATCGAAGACCGCACCGATCGCCGGCACCGTCGCGTTCATCCTCGGCATTCCGATCGGGATCATGGGTTTGCTGTGGCTCCTCACACTCCCCAAGGCGATCTCGCTGGTGCTGGCCGTCGTGGTGCTGGCCACGATCGTCACATGGATCGCCCGCCTCCATGGCGACGAGCGCCCACGCGTGATCGCGATCTGTGTCTCGTGCTTCATCGTCGCCGCGTTCTGGGCGGTGTACGAGCAGCAGGGCAACACGCTGCAGCTGTGGGCCGACCAGAACACCCGCTGGCCCACGATCCTCGGCTTCACGATCCCCTCGACGTGGTATCAGGCCTTCAATCCGTTCATGATCTGGTTCATCACGCCTTTGCTGACGACCCTGTGGGCGTGGCAGGCGCAGCGCAAGCAGGAGCCCTCGAGCCTCACCAAGATGGCGATCGGCTGCGTGCTGCTCGGGCTCGGCTTCGTGGTGATGATC